The following proteins are encoded in a genomic region of Dioscorea cayenensis subsp. rotundata cultivar TDr96_F1 chromosome 8, TDr96_F1_v2_PseudoChromosome.rev07_lg8_w22 25.fasta, whole genome shotgun sequence:
- the LOC120266903 gene encoding protein RDM16 isoform X1 has product MLGPLARLHFLIEVSKHKTKSVVSFVLDLSELRCETLAMDRVSERDRSTRKSRDDHDRDRDHQPRHHQHTEKHADERRHRSDGDRRHRSRGDSPEDSEKRRERSVDRGRDSVERARVSSRDDSVHHRNDGDRRHRSRRDSPDGVEKRREQSIDRVSREDSKKFRERSSERGSLPREEFVERRQSSSRKRKDQNDEPLEESEKSGKRVRVSEGTREERRERRRFEDQVLEDAGELNGVHKEKRKEKTDDVVDVKEDSKRSRVKEEDLIDTGEKKARRRERKFSDSVNVEGNKDGKKDLKEEQISKHAVEEVELGSSEDAKPGVSGENGARNIDDDKSGSMVNVDSLGPLNVGPKVSVISSASHHPLPTKVSSITTTNENEGVSVTRSDEVPGKSSTDGTTASVAGRSGTLSLDALAKAKKALQMQKELSEKLKKIPALSKISSANSANNSQGSSCKDHFKIPSAIGTQVSTAPASALPNTQNLTAVAKPSVNAPGVIPGLNAVHNLEAVKRAQELAARMGFHQDPEFAPLINMFPGPSAIDVITPQRPSKTPVLRLDAQGREIDEHGNVVNMPKLTNLSTLKVNINKQKKEAFQILRPEFDASTMSNPHFDSKMGMNMTKLIRPKRATFQFVEEGKWSKQAEMIKFKSQFGEAQAKELKIKQSQLAKAKAEPDINPNLIQVSDRTVKERKEQEVIPEIEWWDGPLLPSKTYDDLSNDKLNMEKITIYVEHPRPIEPPAELPPPPPQPLKLTYKELRKLRTQRRLAKERDKQEMIRQGLLEPPKPKIKMSNLMKVLGSEATQDPTKLEMEIRTAAAEREQAHVDRNTARKLLPGERREKKERKLFEDPNTLETLVSIYKINDLSHSQTRFKVEVNANQNKLTGCAVITDGMSILVVEGGKKPIKRYGKLMLKRINWAAAVGDEEGTDDHDRPINGCVLVWQGSVAKPSFRKFSLHQCRSEAAGRKIFADAGVPHYWDLTVNFSDDLL; this is encoded by the exons ATGTTGGGCCCGTTAGCGAGGCTTCATTTCCTAATCGAAGTATCAAAACACAAAACCAAATCGGTCGTTTCCTTCGTTCTTGATCTTTCCGAGCTCCGCTGTGAAACCCTAGCAATGGATAGGGTTTCTGAGAGGGATCGATCCACCCGGAAATCACGGGACGACCACGACCGAGATCGAGATCACCAGCCCCGGCACCATCAACACACCGAGAAACATGCCGACGAGCGCCGCCACCGTAGTGACGGTGATCGCCGCCATCGCTCCAGGGGAGACTCGCCGGAGGATTCTGAGAAGCGGCGTGAACGATCTGTTGATAGGGGTAGGGATTCGGTCGAGCGTGCTAGGGTTTCCTCCCGTGATGATTCCGTGCATCACCGCAACGACGGGGATCGCCGACATCGCTCGAGGAGGGACTCGCCGGATGGTGTTGAGAAGCGGCGTGAACAATCGATTGATAGGGTTTCCCGAGAGGATTCCAAGAAGTTTCGGGAGCGGTCCTCGGAGAGAGGAAGTTTGCCCCGTGAGGAATTCGTAGAGAGGCGCCAGTCCTCTTCGAGGAAGCGGAAAGATCAGAATGATGAGCCTCTTGAGGAGTCGGAGAAGAGCGGGAAGCGGGTTAGGGTTTCTGAAGGCACGAGGGAGGAGAGGAGAGAGAGGCGGCGATTTGAAGATCAGGTTTTGGAGGATGCGGGGGAGCTTAATGGCGTCCATAaggagaagaggaaagagaagACAGACGATGTGGTAGATGTGAAAGAGGATAGCAAGCGGAGTAGGGTTAAGGAAGAGGACTTGATTGATACTGGAGAAAAGAAGGCTAGAAGAAGGGAGAGAAAATTCAGTGACAGTGTGAATGTGGAGGGTAataaagatgggaaaaaagattTGAAAGAGGAGCAGATATCTAAACATGCGGTTGAAGAGGTGGAATTGGGAAGCAGCGAGGATGCGAAACCTGGAGTTTCTGGGGAAAATGGTGCCAGGAATATCGATGATGACAAGAGCGGCTCCATGGTTAAT GTTGATTCTCTGGGACCACTCAATGTAGGACCAAAGGTTTCTGTGATCTCATCTGCTTCTCATCACCCCCTGCCTACTAAGGTATCTTCAATTACTACCACCAATGAAAATGAGGGAGTTAGTGTTACCAGATCTGATGAGGTTCCTGGAAAATCTAGTACAGATGGAACTACAGCTTCAGTCGCTGGCAGAAGTGGCACTCTGTCTCTTGATGCTTTAGCAAAAGCTAAGAAAGCATTGCAAATGCAGAAGGAACTGTCAGAAAAGTTGAAAAAGATTCCAGCG CTAAGCAAAATTTCTAGTGCAAACTCGGCGAATAATTCCCAGGGATCATCTTGCAAGGATCATTTTAAAATTCCTTCGGCTATTGGAACACAGGTATCTACAGCTCCGGCCAGTGCGCTTCCAAACACACAAAACTTAACTGCTGTAGCTAAACCATCTGTGAATGCTCCTGGTGTAATTCCTGGACTCAATGCTGTGCATAATCTAGAAGCTGTGAAACGAGCTCAAGAGCTTGCTGCTAGAATGGGGTTTCATCAGGATCCGGAATTTGCACCTCTCATAAATATGTTCCCAGGTCCTTCAGCAATAGATGTTATCACACCCCAGAGGCCATCAAAGACTCCAGTTCTTCGGTTAGATGCGCAGGGTAGAGAAATAGATGAACATGGAAATGTTGTTAACATGCCTAAGCTGACTAACCTTAGTACTCTCAAG GTCAATATTAACAAACAGAAGAAAGAAGCATTCCAAATACTTAGGCCAGAGTTTGATGCTAGTACAATGTCAAACcctcattttgattcaaagatggGTATGAATATGACCAAGCTAATCAGGCCCAAAAGGGCGACATTTCAATTTGTTGAGGAAGGCAAATGGTCAAAACAGGCAGAGATGATTAAGTTCAAG AGTCAGTTTGGGGAGGCACAAGCTAAGGAGCTGAAGATAAAGCAATCACAACTTGCCAAGGCAAAGGCTGAGCCTGACATAAATCCAAATCTGATACAAGTATCAGATAGAACTGTTAAAGAGCGGAAAGAACAGGAGGTGATACCTGAAATTGAATGGTG GGATGGACCACTTTTACCTTCGAAGACATATGATGATTTGTccaatgataaattaaatatggaaaAGATCACAATATATGTTGAGCATCCTCGTCCAATTGAACCTCCAGCAGAGCTGCCCCCACCTCCCCCACAGCCTTTGAAGCTTACCTACAAGGAGTTGAGGAAACTAAGAACTCAGAGACGGCTTGCTAAAGAAAGAGATAAGCAAGAGATGATAAGACAAGGCCTGCTGGAGCCTCCCAAGCCCAAGATCAAGATGAGCAATCTCATGAAAGTTCTTGGTTCTGAAGCAACTCAAGATCCAACAAAACTTGAGATGGAAATACGCACTGCTGCGGCTGAGCGGGAACAAGCTCATGTTGATAGGAACACCGCACGCAAACTCCTCCCTGGAGAGCGTCGCgagaagaaagagaggaagCTCTTTGAGGATCCAAACACACTGGAGACCCTTGTGTCTATCTACAAGATCAATGACCTCTCGCACTCGCAAACACGTTTCAAGGTTGAAGTGAATGCCAATCAGAACAAACTCACTGGTTGTGCTGTAATTACAGATGGTATGAGCATTTTGGTGGTTGAAGGGGGTAAAAAGCCAATCAAAAGGTATGGGAAGTTGATGCTGAAGCGCATCAACTGGGCTGCTGCAGTTGGTGATGAAGAGGGAACCGACGACCATGACCGCCCTATCAACGGTTGTGTTCTGGTTTGGCAGGGAAGTGTAGCGAAACCTAGCTTCCGTAAATTCTCTTTGCACCAATGCAGATCTGAAGCGGCTGGCAGGAAAATTTTCGCAGATGCTGGTGTTCCTCACTATTGGGATCTGACAGTAAATTTTTCAGATGACTTGTTGTGA
- the LOC120266903 gene encoding protein RDM16 isoform X2, which translates to MQKELSEKLKKIPALSKISSANSANNSQGSSCKDHFKIPSAIGTQVSTAPASALPNTQNLTAVAKPSVNAPGVIPGLNAVHNLEAVKRAQELAARMGFHQDPEFAPLINMFPGPSAIDVITPQRPSKTPVLRLDAQGREIDEHGNVVNMPKLTNLSTLKVNINKQKKEAFQILRPEFDASTMSNPHFDSKMGMNMTKLIRPKRATFQFVEEGKWSKQAEMIKFKSQFGEAQAKELKIKQSQLAKAKAEPDINPNLIQVSDRTVKERKEQEVIPEIEWWDGPLLPSKTYDDLSNDKLNMEKITIYVEHPRPIEPPAELPPPPPQPLKLTYKELRKLRTQRRLAKERDKQEMIRQGLLEPPKPKIKMSNLMKVLGSEATQDPTKLEMEIRTAAAEREQAHVDRNTARKLLPGERREKKERKLFEDPNTLETLVSIYKINDLSHSQTRFKVEVNANQNKLTGCAVITDGMSILVVEGGKKPIKRYGKLMLKRINWAAAVGDEEGTDDHDRPINGCVLVWQGSVAKPSFRKFSLHQCRSEAAGRKIFADAGVPHYWDLTVNFSDDLL; encoded by the exons ATGCAGAAGGAACTGTCAGAAAAGTTGAAAAAGATTCCAGCG CTAAGCAAAATTTCTAGTGCAAACTCGGCGAATAATTCCCAGGGATCATCTTGCAAGGATCATTTTAAAATTCCTTCGGCTATTGGAACACAGGTATCTACAGCTCCGGCCAGTGCGCTTCCAAACACACAAAACTTAACTGCTGTAGCTAAACCATCTGTGAATGCTCCTGGTGTAATTCCTGGACTCAATGCTGTGCATAATCTAGAAGCTGTGAAACGAGCTCAAGAGCTTGCTGCTAGAATGGGGTTTCATCAGGATCCGGAATTTGCACCTCTCATAAATATGTTCCCAGGTCCTTCAGCAATAGATGTTATCACACCCCAGAGGCCATCAAAGACTCCAGTTCTTCGGTTAGATGCGCAGGGTAGAGAAATAGATGAACATGGAAATGTTGTTAACATGCCTAAGCTGACTAACCTTAGTACTCTCAAG GTCAATATTAACAAACAGAAGAAAGAAGCATTCCAAATACTTAGGCCAGAGTTTGATGCTAGTACAATGTCAAACcctcattttgattcaaagatggGTATGAATATGACCAAGCTAATCAGGCCCAAAAGGGCGACATTTCAATTTGTTGAGGAAGGCAAATGGTCAAAACAGGCAGAGATGATTAAGTTCAAG AGTCAGTTTGGGGAGGCACAAGCTAAGGAGCTGAAGATAAAGCAATCACAACTTGCCAAGGCAAAGGCTGAGCCTGACATAAATCCAAATCTGATACAAGTATCAGATAGAACTGTTAAAGAGCGGAAAGAACAGGAGGTGATACCTGAAATTGAATGGTG GGATGGACCACTTTTACCTTCGAAGACATATGATGATTTGTccaatgataaattaaatatggaaaAGATCACAATATATGTTGAGCATCCTCGTCCAATTGAACCTCCAGCAGAGCTGCCCCCACCTCCCCCACAGCCTTTGAAGCTTACCTACAAGGAGTTGAGGAAACTAAGAACTCAGAGACGGCTTGCTAAAGAAAGAGATAAGCAAGAGATGATAAGACAAGGCCTGCTGGAGCCTCCCAAGCCCAAGATCAAGATGAGCAATCTCATGAAAGTTCTTGGTTCTGAAGCAACTCAAGATCCAACAAAACTTGAGATGGAAATACGCACTGCTGCGGCTGAGCGGGAACAAGCTCATGTTGATAGGAACACCGCACGCAAACTCCTCCCTGGAGAGCGTCGCgagaagaaagagaggaagCTCTTTGAGGATCCAAACACACTGGAGACCCTTGTGTCTATCTACAAGATCAATGACCTCTCGCACTCGCAAACACGTTTCAAGGTTGAAGTGAATGCCAATCAGAACAAACTCACTGGTTGTGCTGTAATTACAGATGGTATGAGCATTTTGGTGGTTGAAGGGGGTAAAAAGCCAATCAAAAGGTATGGGAAGTTGATGCTGAAGCGCATCAACTGGGCTGCTGCAGTTGGTGATGAAGAGGGAACCGACGACCATGACCGCCCTATCAACGGTTGTGTTCTGGTTTGGCAGGGAAGTGTAGCGAAACCTAGCTTCCGTAAATTCTCTTTGCACCAATGCAGATCTGAAGCGGCTGGCAGGAAAATTTTCGCAGATGCTGGTGTTCCTCACTATTGGGATCTGACAGTAAATTTTTCAGATGACTTGTTGTGA